CCATGCCAAATCAATGCCTCCGGGCTTGGGGAAATCCGCTAAAAGCTCTGCCAGAGCGGATTCGGAAACCCCAAAGGTATGTAGTGTGTATTGCCAGACCTGGTTTGAGTTGCCATATTTTTCTAAAAGCAGCGGTTTGGCTTGGTTTTCAAAAACATGCTTCATTTCAAGAGGAACCCCGGCAAAGGCGAAAAAGCTCTTGGAGCCATCCTCAAAAAACAGCCCCGGCGCGGTTCCACGCTCATTTTTCAAAGCCTTGAAATGCGTGGGAACCATTGCCTGGCAGCGATTACACTCTGGCACCTTCATCTTGCGGAAAGCGAACATTTTCTGGATTTCTTCCCAGATTTCGGGCTCAAAAACCAGCTCTGCGCCGAAAAAGGAAGCTATCGAGTTTTTGGTGATGTCGTCCTCTGTGGGTCCCAAACCACCGGTGGTAATCACCACATCGCAGGTTTCCCAAGCCTGTTTCAGCGCCTGGGAAATGGCTTCGGGCTCGTCTTTCACCGTGAGCGAAAACTCCACCGGCAGACCGATTGCTGCCAATTCCCGCGCCAGCCAGGTCAGGTTCGTGTTCAGCGTAGTGCCCAGCAGGATTTCGTTGCCGATGGTTACGACGGCACTTTTATACATATCAATATGATTTTGCAAACACAACGCGGCGTTTGCTTTGGGCTCCGCAGTTGATGCATTTTCCATCTTCTTCTTCGGCATCGAATGGAATGCAGCGAATAGTAACTTTCAAATCGTCCTTGATTATTTCTTCGCAATCCGGGCATCCGCACCAGTGGGAAAGGACGAAGCCACCGTGGATTTCAGGCAATTCGGTGTTTTTGGGGGTGAAAAAGGAATAGAAATCCTCTTTTGTATCGATTTTCACCGTATTATCCTGCCGGAATTTCAAAGCCCGCTCCAGGATATTGCTCTGGATTTCGCTCAAGGTTTTGAGGCAATAATCCACCACGTCATCCATCGCCACGGATTGTTTTTCACGGGGTCCAAGGTCGCGTCTGGCAATCATTACCGA
This genomic interval from Candidatus Cloacimonadota bacterium contains the following:
- a CDS encoding competence/damage-inducible protein A; amino-acid sequence: MYKSAVVTIGNEILLGTTLNTNLTWLARELAAIGLPVEFSLTVKDEPEAISQALKQAWETCDVVITTGGLGPTEDDITKNSIASFFGAELVFEPEIWEEIQKMFAFRKMKVPECNRCQAMVPTHFKALKNERGTAPGLFFEDGSKSFFAFAGVPLEMKHVFENQAKPLLLEKYGNSNQVWQYTLHTFGVSESALAELLADFPKPGGIDLAWLPQTGRVDLRFYGLAKNAVEETANRCNALIENYVWGKNEDTPAQVLLNILQEQGLQLSVAESCTGGLAQKMITDVPGASEYFLGGVVSYSNSLKQSLLDVNPKTLLEQGAVSEQCAQEMALGIKNLTKSHVGISVTGVAGPDGGTREKPVGTVCFGFSDLQGTWSITHAFNGDRESIRFKAAEFVILTLIKHLRRTKS